The Salinispora tropica CNB-440 genome has a window encoding:
- a CDS encoding Rv3235 family protein: MTAVRRPEPTRPPVRLRPAPSIDPPCAEDDPARRPLDGQLALDLFQTGPDPLPRPPGQRRRAGPGPAGPRRAPTRVPATTLVTATPEAIRVAHRFVTTCLEVINGYRAPSQLRRLLDPTRAAELVPELTRATGRAGPVRRRSTRPGTRLRRLRVCEPRDAVVEAAAVLAGPAGWTWAMAIRLEQRRGSWLCTALNVL; encoded by the coding sequence ATGACTGCTGTCCGCCGCCCCGAGCCGACTCGTCCCCCCGTCCGGCTTCGCCCGGCCCCGTCCATCGACCCACCCTGCGCCGAAGACGACCCCGCCCGCCGGCCGCTCGACGGCCAACTCGCGCTCGACCTGTTCCAGACGGGCCCGGACCCACTGCCCCGCCCACCCGGCCAGCGCCGCAGGGCCGGACCGGGCCCGGCCGGGCCCCGGCGCGCACCGACCCGGGTGCCCGCCACGACGCTGGTCACCGCCACCCCGGAGGCGATCCGGGTTGCGCATCGCTTCGTCACGACCTGTCTGGAGGTGATCAACGGCTATCGAGCCCCCAGCCAGCTACGCCGACTGCTCGACCCGACCCGGGCGGCCGAGCTGGTGCCCGAGCTGACCCGCGCCACCGGCCGCGCGGGGCCGGTGCGACGCCGCTCCACCCGGCCCGGCACGCGCCTGCGCCGGCTGCGGGTGTGCGAGCCACGAGACGCGGTCGTCGAGGCGGCCGCCGTGCTGGCCGGACCAGCTGGCTGGACCTGGGCCATGGCGATCCGCCTCGAACAGCGCCGCGGCAGCTGGCTCTGCACCGCCCTCAACGTGCTGTGA
- a CDS encoding helix-turn-helix domain-containing protein yields the protein MAEPRFLLLSDVAAELNVSDSQVYHMVRSGELPAIKIGGRGQWRVERTRLEEYINHKYAETAEWVRDNPLAEREPE from the coding sequence GTGGCGGAGCCGAGGTTCCTGCTGCTGTCCGACGTCGCCGCCGAGCTGAACGTGTCGGACTCGCAGGTCTACCACATGGTACGCAGCGGTGAGCTGCCGGCGATCAAGATCGGCGGACGCGGCCAGTGGCGGGTGGAGCGCACGCGGCTTGAGGAGTACATCAACCACAAGTACGCGGAGACCGCCGAGTGGGTTCGGGACAACCCGCTCGCCGAACGTGAGCCCGAGTAG
- a CDS encoding DUF6912 family protein, which yields MTNEHVRVYVPATVPMLTLLRTAGLPAASAHAVTPALREWYAEGDEEELEYVAFTRAAQDALQLLRADDAAPRRRVVVSADLPATTVGPGDVELGASTVELAGPVPVRAVAAIHVDGVDAAKDVAAAAGVVTEALAGDPDAQFAVDGAEDHELEWYDVTELDQLLGTR from the coding sequence GTGACCAATGAGCATGTCCGGGTGTATGTCCCGGCGACCGTGCCGATGCTGACTCTGCTGCGGACCGCCGGGCTCCCCGCGGCCTCCGCGCACGCGGTCACCCCGGCGCTGCGCGAGTGGTACGCCGAGGGGGACGAGGAGGAGCTGGAGTACGTCGCGTTCACGCGGGCAGCCCAGGACGCGCTCCAACTCCTACGAGCCGACGATGCGGCGCCCCGCCGCCGGGTCGTCGTCTCGGCTGATCTGCCCGCGACTACCGTCGGACCGGGCGATGTGGAGCTGGGGGCCAGCACGGTCGAGCTGGCCGGCCCGGTGCCGGTGCGGGCGGTGGCCGCCATTCACGTGGACGGGGTGGACGCGGCCAAGGATGTCGCCGCCGCAGCCGGAGTGGTCACCGAGGCGCTCGCCGGTGATCCGGACGCGCAGTTCGCCGTCGACGGCGCCGAGGACCATGAGCTGGAGTGGTACGACGTCACTGAGCTGGACCAGCTCCTCGGAACACGCTAG
- the pruA gene encoding L-glutamate gamma-semialdehyde dehydrogenase: protein MDAVFSVPEPRNEPVRPYEPGGTDRDRLQRRLVELANDRIDLSMTIAGEQRMAGGVSIDVVQPHRHAHVLGVTAHATHDDARAAVQAAKDAAPGWRALPFAERAAIFLRAADLLAGPWRDTLNAATMLGQSKTAFQAEIDSACEFIDFLRFNVHFARRLLAEQPLSSPGTWNRFDHRPLEGFVYAITPFNFTAIAGNLPSAPALLGNTVVWKPAPTQQFAAHFTMRLFEAAGLPPGVINMVTGRGEEVSDVVLADPDLAGIHFTGSTKVFQQLWRTVGEKIAHYRSYPRLVGETGGKDFVVAHPSADVDALHTALIRGAYEFQGQKCSAASRAYIPRSLWAGGLRDRLAATAEALTYGDVTDFSNFGGAVIDAKAYARHTAALELISRDDCCRVVAGGTADDTVGYFVRPTLFECTDAAHETFTTEYFGPILGVHVFDDARFDEAVAQAESIAPYALTGAIFATDRQVVDRVAERMRYAAGNFYINDKPTGAVVGQQPFGGARASGTNDKAGSWQNLVRWMSPRTIKETFVPPTDHTYPHMR, encoded by the coding sequence ATGGACGCCGTCTTCTCTGTGCCCGAGCCCCGCAACGAGCCGGTACGCCCCTACGAGCCGGGGGGCACCGACCGGGACCGGCTGCAACGGCGGCTGGTCGAGCTGGCCAACGACCGGATCGACCTGTCGATGACCATCGCGGGCGAGCAACGGATGGCCGGCGGTGTCTCGATCGACGTGGTGCAGCCCCACCGACACGCGCACGTGTTGGGCGTCACCGCCCACGCCACCCACGATGACGCTCGGGCAGCGGTGCAGGCCGCCAAGGACGCGGCGCCCGGTTGGCGGGCGTTGCCGTTCGCGGAGCGGGCAGCGATCTTCCTGCGCGCCGCTGACCTGCTCGCTGGGCCCTGGCGAGACACGCTGAACGCCGCCACGATGCTCGGCCAGTCGAAGACCGCATTCCAGGCGGAGATCGATTCGGCCTGTGAGTTCATCGACTTCCTTCGGTTCAACGTCCACTTCGCTCGCCGGCTCCTCGCCGAGCAGCCACTCTCCTCGCCGGGCACCTGGAATCGGTTCGACCACCGTCCGCTCGAGGGCTTCGTCTACGCGATCACCCCGTTCAACTTCACCGCGATCGCCGGCAACCTACCCTCGGCGCCGGCCCTGCTCGGCAACACGGTGGTCTGGAAGCCGGCCCCCACCCAGCAGTTCGCCGCGCACTTCACGATGCGGCTCTTCGAGGCGGCGGGCCTGCCCCCCGGTGTGATCAACATGGTCACCGGCCGAGGCGAGGAGGTGTCCGACGTGGTGCTGGCCGACCCCGACCTGGCCGGCATCCACTTCACCGGCTCCACCAAGGTCTTTCAGCAGCTCTGGCGGACCGTCGGCGAGAAGATCGCCCACTACCGGAGCTACCCGCGGCTGGTCGGCGAGACCGGCGGCAAGGACTTCGTGGTCGCCCACCCCAGTGCTGACGTGGACGCGCTGCACACCGCATTGATCCGGGGCGCGTACGAGTTCCAGGGCCAGAAGTGCTCCGCGGCCTCCCGCGCGTACATTCCGCGGTCACTGTGGGCGGGTGGGCTGCGTGACCGGCTCGCCGCCACCGCGGAAGCGCTCACCTACGGTGACGTCACCGACTTCAGTAACTTCGGCGGCGCCGTCATCGACGCCAAGGCGTACGCGCGGCACACCGCTGCCCTGGAGTTGATCTCCAGGGATGACTGTTGCCGGGTTGTCGCCGGCGGCACCGCCGACGACACGGTTGGCTACTTCGTCCGGCCCACGCTCTTCGAGTGCACCGACGCCGCGCACGAGACCTTCACCACCGAGTACTTCGGGCCGATCCTCGGCGTGCACGTCTTCGACGACGCGCGTTTCGACGAGGCGGTCGCCCAGGCCGAATCGATCGCGCCGTACGCGTTGACAGGCGCCATTTTCGCAACCGACCGGCAGGTGGTCGACCGGGTCGCTGAGCGGATGCGGTACGCGGCCGGAAACTTCTACATCAACGACAAGCCAACCGGTGCGGTGGTTGGTCAGCAGCCATTCGGCGGTGCCCGCGCCAGTGGTACCAACGACAAGGCCGGCTCCTGGCAGAACCTGGTCCGGTGGATGTCCCCCCGCACGATCAAGGAGACCTTCGTCCCGCCGACCGACCACACCTATCCCCACATGCGCTAA
- a CDS encoding PadR family transcriptional regulator: MADSGVNPTAAALLGLLHEGPMTGGQLMAAAERRLAPYWSMTRSQVYRELPVLAEKGLVRLGKPGPRMSQPYAITAAGKRTFSRWLTEEPGRDTIRNPIALRFAFGNLHSASQLKNLQTAANEYHTEALARVREQVKNAKKEGETYDASALEFAVAYHKAALSWLKSAPVG, encoded by the coding sequence ATGGCGGATTCCGGAGTCAACCCCACGGCGGCGGCCCTGCTCGGGCTGCTCCACGAGGGCCCGATGACAGGCGGTCAACTGATGGCCGCCGCCGAGCGCCGGTTGGCGCCGTACTGGTCAATGACCCGCAGCCAGGTTTACCGTGAGCTGCCCGTGCTGGCCGAAAAGGGGCTGGTGCGGCTCGGTAAACCGGGGCCGCGGATGAGTCAGCCCTATGCGATCACCGCTGCGGGTAAACGGACATTCTCTAGGTGGCTGACGGAGGAGCCGGGCCGGGACACAATTCGAAACCCGATCGCGTTGCGGTTCGCCTTCGGAAACCTGCACTCGGCCAGCCAGCTCAAGAACCTCCAGACAGCTGCGAACGAGTACCACACGGAGGCCCTGGCCCGGGTTCGGGAGCAGGTGAAGAATGCGAAGAAGGAAGGCGAGACGTACGACGCCAGTGCCCTGGAGTTCGCCGTTGCCTACCACAAGGCCGCCCTCTCCTGGCTCAAGTCCGCTCCGGTCGGCTGA
- the prfB gene encoding peptide chain release factor 2, with the protein MTDADYAEQLKDLDATLRNIESVLDIDRLRADKARLEEAASAPDLWDDQARAQQVTSQLSYVNGEINKLAELRSRLDDAKVLLELAEAESDPGALTEVEAEVAGLAKAIDEMEVRTLLSGEYDSREALVAIRAGAGGVDAADFAEMLLRMYLRWAERHGYPTEVYETSYAEEAGLKSATFTVKVPYAYGTLSVESGTHRLVRISPFDNQGRRQTSFAGVEVLPVVEQTDHIDIPENEMRFDVYRSSGPGGQSVNTTDSAVRITHIPTGIVVTCQNEKSQLQNKASALRVLQARLLERKRQEEQAKLQGLKTDAAGSWGDQMRSYVLHPYQMVKDLRTEQETGTPAAVFDGELDAFIEAGIRWRKQQQLADDNA; encoded by the coding sequence GTGACCGATGCCGACTACGCCGAACAGCTCAAGGACCTCGACGCCACTCTTCGCAACATCGAGTCGGTGCTCGACATCGACCGGCTTCGGGCGGACAAGGCCCGTCTGGAGGAGGCCGCCTCCGCCCCCGACCTCTGGGACGACCAGGCCCGGGCACAACAGGTCACCTCTCAGCTTTCCTACGTGAACGGGGAGATCAACAAGCTCGCCGAACTCCGCTCCCGCCTCGACGATGCCAAGGTGCTGCTGGAACTGGCCGAGGCGGAGTCCGACCCGGGTGCGCTGACCGAGGTCGAGGCGGAGGTCGCCGGACTGGCGAAGGCCATCGACGAGATGGAGGTCCGCACCCTGCTCTCCGGTGAGTACGACTCCCGGGAGGCGCTGGTGGCGATCCGCGCCGGCGCCGGCGGCGTGGACGCGGCGGACTTCGCCGAGATGCTGCTGCGGATGTACCTGCGCTGGGCCGAGCGGCACGGCTACCCGACCGAGGTCTACGAGACCTCGTACGCGGAGGAGGCCGGGCTCAAGTCGGCCACCTTCACGGTCAAGGTGCCGTACGCGTACGGCACGCTCAGCGTCGAGTCGGGCACCCACCGGCTCGTCCGGATCAGCCCGTTCGACAATCAGGGTCGACGGCAGACCAGTTTCGCTGGGGTTGAGGTGCTTCCGGTGGTGGAGCAGACCGACCACATCGACATTCCTGAGAACGAGATGCGATTTGACGTCTACCGGTCGTCCGGTCCCGGTGGGCAGAGTGTGAACACGACCGACTCCGCGGTTCGGATTACCCACATCCCGACCGGCATCGTGGTCACCTGTCAGAACGAGAAGTCGCAGCTTCAGAACAAGGCGTCCGCGCTGCGTGTCCTCCAGGCCCGGCTGCTGGAGCGGAAGCGCCAGGAGGAACAGGCCAAGCTCCAAGGCCTGAAGACCGACGCCGCCGGCTCCTGGGGTGACCAGATGCGCTCGTATGTCCTGCATCCGTACCAGATGGTGAAGGATCTTCGGACTGAGCAGGAGACTGGGACCCCCGCCGCGGTCTTCGACGGAGAGTTGGACGCCTTCATCGAGGCCGGTATCCGGTGGCGAAAGCAGCAGCAGCTTGCTGATGACAATGCGTGA
- the ftsE gene encoding cell division ATP-binding protein FtsE has translation MIQLEQVTKTYPKASRPSLDNVSVAIEKGEFVFFIGPSGSGKSTIIKMLLHEVAPSKGRIVVNGKDVTSMRSWKRPAFRRSIGCVFQDFRLLPNRTAYENVAFALEVIGKTKAVARRVVPEVLELVGLGGKEHRYPQELSGGEQQRVAVARAFVNRPLILLADEPTGNLDPDTSIEIMRLLDRINRTGTTVVMVTHDSNIVNQMRRRVIEIESGRIVRDQARGVYG, from the coding sequence GTGATTCAGCTTGAGCAAGTGACGAAGACGTACCCGAAGGCGTCCCGGCCTTCGCTCGACAACGTGTCCGTCGCGATCGAGAAGGGCGAGTTCGTCTTCTTCATCGGCCCGTCTGGCTCCGGCAAGTCCACCATCATCAAGATGTTGTTACACGAGGTCGCGCCCAGTAAGGGCCGGATCGTCGTGAATGGCAAGGATGTTACGTCGATGCGTTCCTGGAAGCGGCCCGCCTTCCGGCGCTCGATCGGCTGCGTGTTCCAGGACTTCCGGCTGCTGCCGAACCGCACCGCCTACGAGAACGTGGCGTTCGCGCTCGAGGTGATCGGCAAGACCAAGGCGGTTGCCCGCCGGGTGGTGCCGGAGGTGTTGGAGCTGGTCGGGCTGGGTGGCAAGGAGCACCGCTACCCGCAGGAGCTCTCCGGTGGTGAGCAGCAGCGGGTGGCGGTCGCACGGGCGTTCGTGAACCGACCGCTGATCCTGCTGGCGGACGAGCCGACCGGAAACCTTGATCCGGACACCTCCATCGAGATCATGCGTCTGCTGGACCGCATCAACCGCACCGGTACGACGGTCGTGATGGTTACCCACGACTCGAACATCGTGAATCAGATGCGCCGCCGGGTCATCGAGATCGAGAGCGGCCGGATCGTCCGCGACCAGGCTCGCGGCGTCTACGGGTGA